TATCGACTGCAATAGGCACTGTGTTATCATGTCTCTTGTTCAGGGATACCCAATGTAAGGATCTACCTTCATGCATTGGATTCGATGTTCCTTAGAAGTTGATCCATTTGCTTCACTCACTAAGAAACAGTTATAACCTTGCTGCTGTGAATCACATCTTTCATTTCTGATCTATGATAGGGTTCAGGTGAACCAATTACAGAACCCTGAGACAATTTTCGAGAAGATTATTGGCATTGTCGTTCGTTTGGCTGAGCATGGTCTAATCCATTGCGACTTTAATGAATTCAACATCATGGTGAGATACACTTTGAATTATCTAGTTGATTAATGCCTTGTAGTTACTTTTGCTGAACATTGAATGCATCTGTTTGAAGCTGCCTCGTTATATGATTCTGTAATCATTGCTAgtttttttcatcttcttcttataCCTTTGTTTTATATGTGTATGTTTTAGATTGATGATGAAGAGAAGATTACGATGATTGACTTTCCACAAATGGTATCTGTTTCACACCAAAATGCACAGATGTATGTGATGTCTCTCGTCTCTGGATCATGCCTCTGTCTCCTCTTTTCGTTTTCCGTGCCGTgttcttgttttgtttatggattttttttttttttctgttaggTACTTTGACCGTGATATTGAATGCATCTTCAAGTTTTTCAGAAAAAGGTTAGTTACCAattggtttatttatttatatatcatctTTACATTCTCCATTTCTATGAACTCTTCTTGTCCTGTCTTCCAGGTTTAATATGTCTTTCCAAGAAGATAGAGATGATGAGACGACAGAGGTGGAAGTGGATGAGAACAGCAGACCATCTTTCTTTGATATAACTAAAGATGCCAATGCTTTGGATAGAGAACTAGAAGCTAGTGGTTTCACTAAAAAGGAGCAGAACGACCTCGACAAAGTATGTGATCCTTTTTGCCTTAGTAATAACACTGCTTATCTATCTGGGGCCGTATGTACTTATGAAACACGTATTTTAAATTACAGGCTGCCTAATGTGTCAGATGTGTTGTAATTTGCAGCACTAATCTCTTACTGTTTTGTCTGTGAATGGTATATTAGAATGAAGATGTGGTTTCATGTCTTGTGTAGTTTATTGAAGGTGGGATGGAGAAGAATAAAGATTCTGACGAGGATGAGGAATCTGATGATGAAGAGGAGACTGTTGAGTCAAATGAAGAAGGAAACCTAAATGAAATGAGATCACTACAATTGCAAGAGGAGGTATAAAACATTTCCATATAAACTGGAACATGTTCTCTCTTACCATGCTAACACTATATGCTTGGTATGATGTGTAGGTGCAGAATAGTTCAAATGGCGTTGAGGCTGAAGTTGAAGTTGAATTGGATGATAATGAGAAAGACGAAAGCAGTGGAGATGAAAACGAAGCTGGAAGAGATGAGGTTAGTAGTATCTTCCGTGTAGTAACTTATTAGAGAGTATTTGCGTTAACTCAACAAATAATGCAACTTCCTTTGGTTCAGGAGCTGGACAAAAAACTGGGGAAGCAAAGACGAAGAGCCATGGCAGCAGCCAGGGGAGGTAGAAAGTCGCAGTCATCAAGAAACACATACAAGGACAAAGGAGGCCGTTCCCAAAACTCAAAGATCCACACCAACATGAGCGGCTGGTGATTATAAACTTCTTATACACCAAACAAAACTCTGCAGGATGTTGAAGAAGCCAACAACAAACTATGGGCTTAATGGgccttttaatattttaaacggGCCAAATTTTGATCTCTTATTGTCTTTTTCAACAGACAAAAATCAAAGTTAAATGAATACTCAGTTTCTATATATACATTAGAGAAAATATCTCAGAAAATAATGTCCAAAtctgtttgattttgttctGGTGGGGCAAATCTGAAAATACAATGGACTATATGAGAAATACGCTCCCTCAATAaacagaaatagaaaaaaatacataatacaaCGCAAAGgctactaaattttttaaacctTTTTATAATTCCGATCTCGCCCGAACCTTCTTATTAAAACCTCAACATCTTCTTTTCTCATCACTCCTCCTCTAAGATTCATTTGTCGTCTTCTTCTTAATCTCCTTTCACTACAAAGATGATGAAAGATGTATTCAGACCAACCAAATCCGCTCCGTGCTCTCCCGCAAAGCTACTAGGTATCTCCCACACTCGGTCTGAATCATTCCATGCCATCCACAAAGTTCCCGTCGGAGACAGTCCTTACGTCAGAGCCAAAAACGTTCAGGTGATTGATTAAAGTCTCATCCTTTCTTTCATATCTTGCAATCATATAACTTGGGTCATCTGATTGACTGTTTTGCGATTGATTATTGATTCAATTGGTAGAGATGGACCCCAAGAGAGCAATTCCTCTATTCTGGTCCGCCATTAATGCCAGAGACAGAGTTGACAGTGCTCTGAAAGATATGGCTATTGTGATGAAGCAACAAGATAGGGCAGAAGAAGCTATTGAAGCTATTAAATCTCTTAGAGTCAGATGTTCAGATCAAGCACAAGAATCTCTTGACAACATCCTCCTAGATCTCTACAAGGCACTCACTTTACAGCAAAAACAGAACATCCTCTGTTTTTTCCTCTGTTTCCTTTTGCAATTGCTTGAGTTTGTATTGAAACGTTGCATTGTTGTTCTTTGCAGAGATGTGGGAGATTAAATGACCAGATTGCACTATTGAAAGTAACACAAAATCTTCTCGATACAAAAAGGTCTCGCCTTTAACGGTAAACGAACCAAAACAGCTCGATCTCAGGGGAAGAAGTTTCAATTTTCTGTGGAACAAGAAGCCACACGGCTACTGGGGAACTTAGGATGGGCTTTGATGCAAAGAGACAACTTCGTGGAAGCCGAAGATGCGTACATGAGAGCTCTATCGATCGCACCTGACAACAACAAGATGTGTAACCTCCGGATCTGTCTTATGAAGCAAGGCAGGATCGATGAAGCCAAAGAGACGTTACGACGCGTGAAGCCTGCGGTGGTTGATGGTCCTAGAGGAGTGGATTCGCATCTAAAAGCTTACGAGAGAGCGCATCAGATGCTTAATGATTTTGGGTCTGAGACGATGAGAAGAGGAGGGGATGATAGGGTTGAACATAGGAGGTTTTTCGACGCGATGTTTGGGTCTTCCTCTATATGGCAGCCTCAGCCTTGTAGAGAACAGAGCCTGAAGCCTAAGCCGAAGCCGGATTTGAGGAATGATGAGTACGA
The window above is part of the Brassica napus cultivar Da-Ae chromosome C8, Da-Ae, whole genome shotgun sequence genome. Proteins encoded here:
- the LOC111209150 gene encoding serine/threonine-protein kinase rio2-like, encoding MKLDVNVLRYLSKDDFRVLTAVEMGMRNVSTSPLYSLSYYPGLFDSSISFLFSYYKVLKNLLNCLDDGFRLTYLGYDFLAIKTLVNRGVFTGVGRQIGVGKESDIFEVAQEDGTILAMKLHRLGRTSFRAVKSKRDYLRHRSSFSWLYLSRLAALKEFAFMKALEEHDFPVPKAIDCNRHCVIMSLVQGYPMVQVNQLQNPETIFEKIIGIVVRLAEHGLIHCDFNEFNIMIDDEEKITMIDFPQMVSVSHQNAQMYFDRDIECIFKFFRKRFNMSFQEDRDDETTEVEVDENSRPSFFDITKDANALDRELEASGFTKKEQNDLDKFIEGGMEKNKDSDEDEESDDEEETVESNEEGNLNEMRSLQLQEEVQNSSNGVEAEVEVELDDNEKDESSGDENEAGRDEELDKKLGKQRRRAMAAARGGRKSQSSRNTYKDKGGRSQNSKIHTNMSGW
- the LOC106367725 gene encoding LOW QUALITY PROTEIN: protein POLLENLESS 3-LIKE 2 (The sequence of the model RefSeq protein was modified relative to this genomic sequence to represent the inferred CDS: deleted 2 bases in 2 codons; substituted 4 bases at 4 genomic stop codons); its protein translation is MMKDVFRPTKSAPCSPAKLLGISHTRSESFHAIHKVPVGDSPYVRAKNVQVIDXKMDPKRAIPLFWSAINARDRVDSALKDMAIVMKQQDRAEEAIEAIKSLRVRCSDQAQESLDNILLDLYKRCGRLNDQIALLKXHKIFSIQKGLAFNGKRTKTARSQGKKFQFSVEQEATRLLGNLGWALMQRDNFVEAEDAYMRALSIAPDNNKMCNLRICLMKQGRIDEAKETLRRVKPAVVDGPRGVDSHLKAYERAHQMLNDFGSETMRRGGDDRVEHRRFFDAMFGSSSIWQPQPCREQSLKPKPKPDLRNDEYDDENVKTNVNVNVVVNNPLRVDVKPFFSSKLRSNNEKLKRTRSSSQTMGMLSCGEEXTNTNKKLSMEKKNNDCGLPDNKEFEEAMIMTVLGTETKVVDKKRLKVFXDITLSSLSPRA